The nucleotide window GGAGCTCATGGCCGAGAAACCTCTTTCATCCTGGACTGCAGAACTGCCCCAGTACTTCAACGCGAAGACGAAAATCCAATTCTCAAAAGAAAAGAAGCTTGAAGCAATTGAAAGACTGTCCAAATCCACCAAAGGGAAAGTGAACAAACTGGACGGAGTCAGGATGGATTTCGAGGACTCCTGGGTGATAGTGCGCGCCTCAGGAACCGAGGATTACATAAGGATATTTGCAGAGGCTAAAACAAGAGAAAAAGCTGAAAAGCTGGTAAAAGAATATGGAAAAATAGTGAAAGAAATGTGAGCTCAGAGCTCCCCTACCCTCCTCTTTATCCTTCTCTTGAGCCTCTTCCTCTTCTTCTTGACCCACTTCCATCTCATCTTGCCCTTCTTCTTCCACTTCCTCGGCTTGTCTCCCAGAAAATCACCTAATGAGAATTTTTAGCTGCGTATAAAGTTGTCAACAAACTTTTTTAAATTAGACTTTTAAGTTTATGCCCCCTAAACTTAAACTAATAAACAAACGTTTCAGGTGATTTGAATGGCTAGTCTTGTTGCAGGTGGTCTTGTAGTGGTGATTCTTGCCTTCGCGGGCGTCCTGCTCGTTTTGGCCCTCATAGTGATACTCCTCTATAACCGCCTTATTCAATTGAAGGTCCGCATAGACAACGCCTGGGCGCAGATAGACGTGCAGCTCAAGAGGCGCTACGACCTCATTCCCAACCTCGTGGAAACAGTGAAGGGATACGCAAAGCACGAAAAGGGCACCTTAGAGGAAGTGACCAAGCTCAGGGCCCAAATAATCACGGGCACCCCCGCGGAGCGTTCCAAAGCCAACGACATGCTGAGCGGCGCGCTCAAGTCCCTGTTCGCCGTTGCTGAAAACTACCCGCAGCTCAAGGCCAACGAGAACTTCAAGGCATTGCAGGACGAGCTGGCTGGCACCGAGAACAAGATTTCCTACGTGCGCATGGCCTACAACGACACTGTGATGGAGTACAACACTGCGATAAAGGTGTTCCCGAACAACCTCATCTCGGGCATGCTTGGATTCAAGGACGTGCAGTTCTTCCAGGCAGAGACGGGCGCGCGGGAGGCAGTGAAGGTCCAGTTCTGATTTTTTCTTTCGGCTTTTTTTATTTTAGCAACGCCAGCTGTGCAACTCGGGCGGTGTAACGCATGGACAAAGTGAACATATTTGACGCCATTGACGCGAACAAGCGCAACTCAGTCTTACTTATGCTTGTAATGGGAGGGCTGCTTCTCATGGCCGTGAGCGCTGTGGGCATCCTGTTCGGGCTTGGCGATTCCGGATTCATACTCGCGTTACTCCTTACCGCGATATACATCTTCTTCGCCTACGGCGCTGGCGCGAGCACCGTACTGAGCATAAGCGGGGCGCGGGAGCTTTCCGAGAAAGATGAACCTTTCCTGCAGAATGTGGTTGAAGGGCTTGCGCTCGCGGCAGGAATCCCGAAACCGCGCATCTGGATTATTGAAGACAAGGGAATGAACGCCTTCGCTACGGGCATGGACCCAAAGAACAGTCATATCGTATTTACGCGCGGATTGCTCAACACCATGAGCAGGGAGGAGCTTGAAGGGGTTGCGGCGCACGAGATTTCCCACATAGGGAATTATGATATACGATTTGCCACGCTTGCGGTGGTTATGCTGGGCGCCATAGCGATACTCGGAGACATTACGTGGAGGCTCGGGTTC belongs to Candidatus Micrarchaeia archaeon and includes:
- a CDS encoding LemA family protein; protein product: MASLVAGGLVVVILAFAGVLLVLALIVILLYNRLIQLKVRIDNAWAQIDVQLKRRYDLIPNLVETVKGYAKHEKGTLEEVTKLRAQIITGTPAERSKANDMLSGALKSLFAVAENYPQLKANENFKALQDELAGTENKISYVRMAYNDTVMEYNTAIKVFPNNLISGMLGFKDVQFFQAETGAREAVKVQF
- a CDS encoding M48 family metalloprotease; protein product: MDKVNIFDAIDANKRNSVLLMLVMGGLLLMAVSAVGILFGLGDSGFILALLLTAIYIFFAYGAGASTVLSISGARELSEKDEPFLQNVVEGLALAAGIPKPRIWIIEDKGMNAFATGMDPKNSHIVFTRGLLNTMSREELEGVAAHEISHIGNYDIRFATLAVVMLGAIAILGDITWRLGFFGGFGRGREERGHGGGGAIVMVIALVFAILAPIF